The segment CAGATTTTTTAAATTTTTAAAGGCCTCTACGGTGTCAATGTTTATTATTTTCTGATTCGGATCAATCCTTTTCATAAGTCCTGATAATGATTTTCCGGGACCGATCTCGTAAAATTGATTAAATCCTTCCTGTATGAGCAGGGAGACTGACTGATGCCACCTTACCGGACTATCTAATTGTCTTGCCAGGGAAGTCTTTATCTCAACAGGCTCAGATACATATTTTGCATGAATATTTGCAACAACCGGTATTCTTGATTTCGAAACTGGTGTGGCTTCCAGCTCTTTTGATAGCTTGCTGCCTGCAGAACTCATTAAATCCGAATGAAAAGCACCGTTTACTTTCAGAGGGATTATCATCTTTGCCCCACGTTCCCTCGCCAGTTTTGATGCTTTTTCCAAAACGTGGCTTTCTCCTGAGACAACCACCTGTCCTGGGCTGTTATAATTTGCAGCACAAATGATCCCTGACGATTTTATCTCTGCGCAAATCCCTTCAACTTTTTCGTCCTCCAATCCAATGATAGAAAGCATTCCGCCCGGGTTTGTGTTGCATGCTTCCTGCATAAACAAGC is part of the Candidatus Jettenia sp. AMX2 genome and harbors:
- the fabD gene encoding ACP S-malonyltransferase; amino-acid sequence: MVDTIQKTAFLFPGQGAQYAGMGKDFYFQFKEAQEIFHLANEALGFDIAAICFHGKQEELQNTSLCQPAILTTSIAILEVLKRNAPIHTNGLFASAGLSLGEYTAHVCAGSLTFQDAVKLVYKRGLFMQEACNTNPGGMLSIIGLEDEKVEGICAEIKSSGIICAANYNSPGQVVVSGESHVLEKASKLARERGAKMIIPLKVNGAFHSDLMSSAGSKLSKELEATPVSKSRIPVVANIHAKYVSEPVEIKTSLARQLDSPVRWHQSVSLLIQEGFNQFYEIGPGKSLSGLMKRIDPNQKIINIDTVEAFKNLKNLFNLDREVMNRVIN